The Rhodothermales bacterium DNA segment AGGGGGAACTGCAGCCTTTTCGCACCCGGGACGGAACTTGCGGTCGACGAATTGTAGATCATTATAAACTACAGAATACAAAAGCAACCGAGCCGGGTAGGCAGTAAATGTAGGGGATTCTCCGACACAATGTAGGGGCAAGGCCTACAAAATTTAGCGTACATTAGACTTTTCGCGTCCGTTATCCACCATTCCCGCACGAAAGAGCCATGATCGGCCGGACTGTTTCCCACTACCGGATCGTCGATCAACTGGGAGCTGGCGGCATGGGCGTTGTATACCTGGCCGAGGACACGCGCCTCGGGCGCAATGTGGCGATCAAGTTTCTGCTCTCCGGCCCGGAAATCACCGATGAGATTCGGGAGCGATTCGTTACGGAGGCGAAGGCGGCGGCAGCTTTGAACCATCCCAATATTGCCACGGTTCATGGGATCGGTGAAGACGGTGACGATACGTTCATCATCATGGAGCTTGTCCAGGGTGAAGAGCTCAAGGACTGGATCCAGGACGGACGGGTAGATGTCGATACCGCGTACGAGCTCGCTCTTCAGATCGGAGAAGGTCTTCGCGCTGCCCACGATGAAGGGATTGTTCATCG contains these protein-coding regions:
- a CDS encoding serine/threonine protein kinase, with the translated sequence MIGRTVSHYRIVDQLGAGGMGVVYLAEDTRLGRNVAIKFLLSGPEITDEIRERFVTEAKAAAALNHPNIATVHGIGEDGDDTFIIMELVQGEELKDWIQDGRVDVDTAYELALQIGEGLRAAHDEGIVHRDIKSANIMVLPDGRAKILDFGLARMDGGTMVTTMGMSMGTVAYMSPEQARGEPVDQRTDIWAFGVVLYEMLTGRMPFPGAYEQSVMYAIFNEEPPPLTELEQAVGEAFAPILRKLLSKDVNLR